TCGTGCCGAAGGACCGGGCCGCCCTGGTCAATCCGCAGCAGTCCGTCGCCTCCAAGGACAATCCGGAATGGCTGGAAAATCCCGAGGACATGCGCGAGCGCCTGCGTGAGGAGGCGGATGCCAACCTCAACAATCCGGGTTACCGCTCGCCGCTCGTCAGCCAGAATTCGAACGCTCAGCAACTCGGCTCCGCCTCGCAGACGCAGGCCTACCGCGAAGCCCGCCGCCTGCAGATGGGCGCCTATTCCGACAAGCGCCGCTACCTGAGCGATCCGCCGGTCGATTATCGCCGCATGCCGGAAGAGGCGCAGGCCGACCTCGGCGAGCCGGAAAAGCAGAAGGAACGCCGTCGCAAGAAGGAAGCGAAGGCAGCCAAGCAGGGCAAGTCCGGCTGGTGGCCCTTCTGATCCCATGACGGCCTACCGCATCCGCCCCGCGACCGCGGCCGATGCCGCCGTCATCCTGCGCTTCATCCGCGAACTGGCGGAATACGAGAAGGCGCTGCACGAAGTCGCCGCGACGGAAGACACCGTCGCCGCTTCGATCTTCGGCGAAGGATCGGTGACGCGCGCCGTGATCTGCGAGACCGTCGATGGCGAGCCGGCAGGCTTTGCCGTGTGGTTCAAGAGCTATTCCACGTGGCTCGCGAAGAACGGCCTCTATCTCGAAGACCTCTATGTGACGCCGAAACATCGCGGCGGCGGTGTCGGCAAGAAACTGCTGCGCCATCTCGCACGTGTCGCTATCGAGGAAGGCTGCGCCCGTTTCGAATGGAGCGTGCTCGACTGGAACGAGCCGGCGATCCGCGTCTACGACGCCATCGGCGCTGAGCCGCAGAACGAGTGGATCCGCTATCGCCTGACCGGCGAGAAGCTGAAGCGCTTCGCCGAGGGCTGAAAGGCGTTCATCCGCCGCGTTTCGCCAGCAGCAAGAGATGCAGCGCATGCGCGCCGATAAAGGCGGCCGCGACGATCAGAAGGGCCGCGAAGGGCTGCCCGCCGAGCGCGAGGGCCGCCAGCAGGATCGTCGCGATGGCGGGCATGCAGGCAAGCGCCCATCCTCGCGGCAGGCTCCAGTTCGGTTTTCCATCCAGTCCCCATTGCATTGTCAGCCGCGCCTTGCCCGGCGCGATGCGCCGCGCGGCGAAAGCCGACATGAGGACCATGACGGCAAGGGTGGCGCAAACGAGGAGTGGTCCCGTCATGTCTGGCGCCTTTCCCTGAAGAAATCCTTGAGCATATCCGCCGCCTCCGTGCCGCCGATGCCGGAATAGACGTCGGGCGCATGGTGGCAGGTGGGCTGGTCGAAGAAGCGCACGCCATTGTCCACCGCGCCGCCTTTGGGGTCTTCCGCGCCATAGTAGAGCCGGCGGATGCGGGCGAAGGAGATGGCGGCGGCACAGAGCGTGCAGGGCTCCAGCGTCACGTAGAGGTCCGCGCCCGTCAGCCGCTCCTGCCCGAGTGCGCGGGAGGCCTCGCGAATGACGGCGACCTCGGCATGGGCGGTCACGTCGTTCTCCGCCCGCGTGCGGTTTCCCGACCGCGCGACGACAGTTCCGTCGAGCACGAGGACCGCGCCGACGGGCACTTCGCCCCGCTCTCCGGCGGTCCTTGCCTCGGCAAGTGCGATCTCCATGAAGCGATTTGTCATGCGCGGCACGAATTCCTCTTAACCCCGGACGCCTGACCTGATAGGACACGGCAAAACGCAGGCAGCACAAATGACATCCAAAGACAAGCCGAAACGGCCGGGCGGCAAGCCCTCGGGCCGCGATACCAAGCCGCGTGGCGCCGCATCGGCGGCCGCGGGCAAGAAATCCTTCGCCTCCGGCAAGCCCGATGGCAAGAAGCCGGGCGGCAAGCCATTCGCCGGAAAGTCCGCCCCGCGCGACGACCGGCCGGCCCGCGCGGCAAAGCCCGCGCCTGCCGCGAGCTCCGGTGCGGAGCTTGCGCCCGAGCGCATCTCCAAGCTGCTCGCCCGCGCGGGCGTCGCCTCGCGCCGCGACATCGAACGCATGATCATGGAAGGCCGGATCAGCGTGAACGGCAAGGTGTTGGAGACGCCGGTCGTCAACGCCACCTTTGCTGACCGCATAGAGGTCGACGGCATGCCGGTGCGCGGCATCGAGCGCACGCGCCTCTGGCTCTACCACAAGCCGGCCGGCCTCGTGACGACGAATGCCGACCCGGAAGGTCGCCCGACCGTCTTCGAGAACCTTCCCGAAGACCTGCCGCGCGTCATGTCCATCGGCCGCCTCGACATCAACACAGAAGGCCTGCTGCTGCTGACCAATGACGGCGGCCTTGCCCGCATGCTGGAACTGCCGACCACCGGCTGGCTGCGTCGCTACCGCGTGCGCGCCCATGGCAAGATCGAGCAGGCCGATCTCGACAAGCTGAAGGAAGGCATCGCCGTCGACGGCGTGCTCTACGGCGCGATCGACGCGACGCTCGACAAGACGCAGGGCTCCAACGTCTGGCTGACGCTGGGCCTGCGCGAAGGCAAGAACCGCGAGGTCAAGAACGTGCTCGGCGCGCTCGGCCTCGACGTGAACCGCCTGATCCGTATCTCCTACGGTCCGTTCCAGCTCGGCGAGCTGCCGGAAGGCCACGCCCAGGAAATCCGTGGCCGCACGCTTCGCGATCAGCTCGGCCCGCGCCTGATCGAAGAATCCAAGGCCAACTTCGACGCTCCGCTCTTCGACCACGCGGTCGACGAGGACGAGAAGCCCGCGAAGAAGGCGCGCAGCGAAGCGCCCGAATGGGGTGAAAAGCCCGCCGACCGCCGCGAGAAGCCCGGCGATCGCCGCGAGAATGCCCGCGCCCGCCTCGATACCAGGCGTGACGACCGCTTCGGCGACAAGCCGCGCGGGGGGCCGCGTGATCGCGACCGCGACGACGACCGTTTCGACAGCAAGCCGAAGCGCGAGCCGGCGACCCGTGCCCGCAAGTCCAATGTCTGGATGGCGCCCGGTGCCCGTCCGGTCGCCGAGAAGAAGGCGGAAGGCGCGGAGAGCGTGAAGCGCGAGCAGCGCGAACGCCCCGAAGGCGCGCCGAAGTCCAAGCGTTATGGCCGCACGGCTGACGGCGCGCTGACCCGCTCGGCGAAGAAATTCGATCCGGACCGCAAGGGCGCCGCACGCGGCCGCCCCGGCGACGACCGGGCCGACAAGCCGCGTATCCTGAAGACGCGCGACG
This DNA window, taken from Shinella zoogloeoides, encodes the following:
- a CDS encoding pseudouridine synthase is translated as MTSKDKPKRPGGKPSGRDTKPRGAASAAAGKKSFASGKPDGKKPGGKPFAGKSAPRDDRPARAAKPAPAASSGAELAPERISKLLARAGVASRRDIERMIMEGRISVNGKVLETPVVNATFADRIEVDGMPVRGIERTRLWLYHKPAGLVTTNADPEGRPTVFENLPEDLPRVMSIGRLDINTEGLLLLTNDGGLARMLELPTTGWLRRYRVRAHGKIEQADLDKLKEGIAVDGVLYGAIDATLDKTQGSNVWLTLGLREGKNREVKNVLGALGLDVNRLIRISYGPFQLGELPEGHAQEIRGRTLRDQLGPRLIEESKANFDAPLFDHAVDEDEKPAKKARSEAPEWGEKPADRREKPGDRRENARARLDTRRDDRFGDKPRGGPRDRDRDDDRFDSKPKREPATRARKSNVWMAPGARPVAEKKAEGAESVKREQRERPEGAPKSKRYGRTADGALTRSAKKFDPDRKGAARGRPGDDRADKPRILKTRDEDGEWIRASEPEARDEGRGGFGRNRSGAGDDRAPRGFGDRPPRGDRSFGDRKPRSDGDRSFGDRPPRGDRPFGDRKPRAEGERSFGDRPARGDRSFGDRKPRAEGERSFGDRKPRAEGERSFGDRPPRRDGGKSFGGKPGGKSFGGKPGGRPSGGKPGGGRPAGGSRPRGKGK
- a CDS encoding GNAT family N-acetyltransferase, producing the protein MTAYRIRPATAADAAVILRFIRELAEYEKALHEVAATEDTVAASIFGEGSVTRAVICETVDGEPAGFAVWFKSYSTWLAKNGLYLEDLYVTPKHRGGGVGKKLLRHLARVAIEEGCARFEWSVLDWNEPAIRVYDAIGAEPQNEWIRYRLTGEKLKRFAEG
- a CDS encoding nucleoside deaminase, whose translation is MTNRFMEIALAEARTAGERGEVPVGAVLVLDGTVVARSGNRTRAENDVTAHAEVAVIREASRALGQERLTGADLYVTLEPCTLCAAAISFARIRRLYYGAEDPKGGAVDNGVRFFDQPTCHHAPDVYSGIGGTEAADMLKDFFRERRQT